CCGGCCCGACGGCTCGATCGAGCGGATCAACTCCCGGGCGAGACGACTGCTCGGGATCGACGAGTCGGCGGTCCCGGAGTTCGGCGTCGAGGATCTGGACCTCCACGACGCCGACGGGGACCCGATCCCGCCGGCGGACCATCCCGTCTCGCGCGCGATCGAGACGGGAGAGTCCGTCTCCGACCGACTCGTCCGCCACGACGGGCCGGACGGGGGCCACCGGTGGGTGTCGATCACGGCCGCGCCGCTGTTCGACGACGACGGCGCCATCGAGCGGATCGTGGCCGCCGGCAAGGACGTGACCGACCTCAAGCGCACCCAGCGGCAACTCGAACGCCAGCGCGACGAGTTGCAGGCCGAACTCGGCGGGGTGTTCGACCGGATCGACGACGCCGTCCACGGCCTCGACGAGGACCTGCGGTTTACCTACCTCAACGACCGCGCCGAGCGACTGCTCGGGCGGTCCGAGGAGGAACTCGTCGGCTCGTCGGCCCGCGAGACCGTCCCCGACGTCCTCGGCCGCGCGTTCGAGGAGCGCTACGAGCGCGCGATGGAGACCCAGGAGCCGGTCGTCTTCGAGGAGTACGCCGACGCGGCCGACGCCTGGCTGGAGGTGGCGGCTTACCCCTCCGAGAGCGGTCTCTCGGTCTACGCCCGCGACGTCACCGACCGCGTCGAGCGCGAGCGCGCCCTCGAGGAGTTCAGACGTCGCTACCGGACCCTCGTCGAGCACTTCCCCAACGGCGCCGTCGCCCTCGTCGACGCGGACCTCCGCTACGTCACCTTCGGCGGCACGGTGGAGGGCGACGCGGACCTGACGCGGGAGGAACTGGAGGGCCGCGCCGTCCGCGACGTGCTGCCCCAGGAACTCGCGGACGTGGTCGTCCCGCGCTACGAGGCCGCGCTCGACGGCGAGACGTCCACGTTCGAGGAGACGGTCGACGACGAGGTCTACCGGTTCCACTTCGTTCCCGTCCGCGACGACGACGGCGCGGTCTTCGCCGCCATGGCGACGTCCCAGGAGATCACCGAGCGCACGGAGCGCGAGCGGGAACTCGAGCGCCGGCGCGAGCAACTCGCGGCGCTGAACAGCCTCAACCGCGTCGTCAGGGAGATCACGGACGCCGTCATCACCCAGTCCACCCGCGAGGAGATCGAGGAGACGGTCTGCGAGCGCCTCGCCGCCTCCGACTCCTACCTGTTCGCCTGGATCGGCGACGTCGACCCCGCCACCCGGACGGTGTCGGTACGGACCGAGGCCGGCGTCGAGGGCTACCTCGACGGGATCACGATTTCGGTCGACCCCGACGACGACCGAAGCGAGGGGCCCACCGGCAGGGCCTTCCGGACGGGCGAGATCCAGACGACCCAGGACATCGAGGTCGACCCCCGCCACGACCCCTGGCGGGACCACGTCGAACGCTACGGCTTCCGGTCGTCCGCGGCGATCCCGATCGTCCACGAGGACGCCGTCTACGGCGTGTTGAACGTCTACGCCGAGCGCCCGAACGCGTTCGAGGGCAGGGAGGGCGAGCTAATCGCCCAGATCGGCGAGATCATCGGCCACGCCATCGGGGCCGCCGAGCGAAAGCAGGCGCTGATGAGCGACGACCTCGTCGAACTCGAGTTCCAGATGCAGGACGTCTTCGCGGCCCTCGACACCCCCGTCGAGACCGACGGGACGATCACGCTCGACCGCGCGGTGCAGGTCGCCGACGACGAGTTCCTCGTCTACGGCACCGCGACGCGCGACGCCGTCGACACCGTTCGCGGGATCGTCGAGACGCTCCCCCACTGGGAGGCGGTCGACTTCCGCGCGCGTTCGGCGGGGAGCCCCGTCGGCTTCGAACTCCGGCTGACCGACCCGCCGGTGCTCTCGGTCGTCGCCGCCCGCGGCGGCCTCGTCGAGCGGGCCGTCATCGAGGACGGCGACTACCGAATGACGATCCACCTCGCGCCGGGCGCCGACGTTCGTCGCGTCGTCGACGCCGTCGAGTCGGCCTACCCGCAGGCCGAGATGCTCCGCCGCCGGCAGATCACCCGGCCCCACGACGACCCCCAGCGCATCCGGCGGCGCCTCCTGTCGGATCTCACCCCCCGGCAGCGCACCGCCCTCGACGCCGCCTACCACGCGGGCTTCTTCGAGTGGCCCCGCGAGGCCTCCGGCGAGGAGGTCGCCGAATCCATCGGCGTCGCCGGGACGACGTTCCACCAGCACCTGCGGAAGGCCGAGCGGAAGGTGTTCGACGCCCTGTTCTCGGCGCCGGTCTGAATCGCGGGGACGTCACGCGGCGGCCGTCGGTCGCGGTCGCGTTCCCGGAACGTTCGAAGGAGTCGACGCGACCGCCCGCCCTCGTCCGCTCACTCGTTCAGGTGCGACCGGTAGCCCTTCGGCTCGAACCCCCGTCGACAGACGACGCGCTTGCGCCCGACCGTGATCGCGCTGACCTGGTCGTCGTCTTCCATCCCGGAGATCACCTCCCGGAGGCGCTCCTCGGACCAGCCGGTCTCGTCGGCGATGGTCGACTCGTCGACGCGCCCGCCGCGCTTGACGAGGAGGCGGAGGATCCTGTCCTCGTCGCGCAGTTCCCGTTCGTCGACGCCGTACTCCACCTGCTCGGCGTAGCTCAGCGTCTCGTCGTCGGAGCCGGTCTCGTCCGTCTCGGCCGACTCGACGTCGCCCGGCCCCCGGTCCCGTTCGGCCGAGTCGGACCGCCAGAGCGACGACACGCGCGCCCAGAGTGTATCGAATCCCATCTTGTGATCACCGTCCTCGGAGTTGTCGTCGATTGAACGTACTCGTACCTTGCTCTTATGCTCGCGCTACTGTACGTCTGCACGCCCTAGTATAAGGCTGTACTGCCAATCGACGACTACGTTCGTTCGGGCTGACGGTCGCGGTGGTCAATAGTACCGACCTTGCACCCCGCAAGGTCGTCGACACAGGGCGGAATGTGCCGGCCGCTCGCCGGCCGCGACGCGCCGGCCGGCCGATCTGGCCGTCCGCGACACTGTCGCAGACGCTGTCACGCCCGGTCCGCGGGCGCCGCGTCGAGGTAGGCCTCCGCGAGCGCGTCGAGCGCCTCGTGGTTGTTGGTCGTGTGCGGGGCCGCGAGCGCGGAGACGCTGATCCGCCCTTCGGCGACCGCCCGCCGGTCCGTTCCCTCGGGGTCGGGGAGCGACTCGGGGTCCATCTCCTCCCAGACGCGGTCGTGGAGCAGGACCGCGTCGCCGTGCCGGGAGGCGTCCATCTCGTACCGCTTGGAGGGGCGGGTGATCTCGATCGGTGCGGGGTCGCCGTCGGGCAGCGGGGCGTTGACGTTCAGGTAGGTGCCGGGGTCGAAGACGCCGGCGTCGAGGGCGTGCTCGACGAGGAAGGACGTCGCGCGGACGGCCTCGGCGTAGTCCTCGGGCGCGGTCGCCACCTCCTCGAAGGAGCGGTCGTCGACGGGGACGTACAGCGAGGTCGCGATGGCGGGCACGTCGAAGAACGCGGCCTCGACGGCGGCGCTGATCGTCCCCGAGCGCCCGAGGACGTACTCGCCGAGGTTCGCGCCCTTGTTACAGCCCGAGACGACGAGGTCCGGGAACGGCCCGAGTTCGGCCAGTCCGGCGACGACGCAGTCCGCGGGCGTCCCCTCGACGGCGTAACCGAGTTCGTGCTCGTAGACGTCCACCTCGTGCGAGAGCGCCCGCCCCACCGCGCTCTGGTCGGTCGCCGGCGCGACGACGGTGACGTTGCCCACCGACGAGAGGGCGTCGTGCAGCGCCCGGATCCCGGGGCTGTCGATCCCGTCGTCGTTCGTCAGCAGGATCTCGAGGGAGTCGCTCATGTTCGTTCCGTTGACCGCGCGCGCGAAAAGCCCACCGCTTTCGGCACTTCCGGCGACCCGCGTCGCGGCGCGCGGCCACGTCCGCCCTAGGCGACCGGGTCGACGATCGTCTCCTCGTCGACGACGAGGTTGTACGCCCCCTCGTCGTCGTTCCAGAGCGCGAGCACCCGCTCGAACGCGAGCACGTCGCCGTAGTCGGCTTCGAGCAGCGGCCGGTTGAGCGCCGTCTCCGTCGTGACGACGGCGTAGTGGTCGATCGACTCGCTGCCGTCGGTGATCTTGAACAGGGGGTTCGCCCCGCCCGAGCGGCCGTCGCCGTCACCCCCGCTGAGCGACCGGCTGAACTTCGCCGCGACGAGGTCGATCCGCTCGGTGACGTGCCGTTCCATCTCGGCCATCTTCGCCCACCGGCTCCCGTCGAGTCGGAGGTCGACCCGCCGGCGGCCGTCGCGCCTGAGGATCGAGTAGGTAAACTGGACGTCGGCGTTGACGAACTCGCCGGGGTCGTGTTCCTCGTCGCTTGCGGCCTCGTCGAGGCGGCGCTGGAACGCCGGCGTCTCGAGGTCCGGCCGGACGTCGAACGACCAGCCGCGATCCGAGGGCGTCTCGCCGGGCCACAGCCGGACCGCGGGGGAGTAGACGGTGACCCGGCCGCTTCCGTCGTCCTCGCCGCCGTCTCCACCCCCGTCCTCGCCTCCGCGCTCCCACAGCCACTCGCCCTCGACTGCCCGCTCCAGTTCGCGTAGCTGGATGCTCGTGTGCTTGTCCGCGGGCGCCATCGCCAGCAGCGCGCCGTCGGGCGCGAGCGCCCCGAGGTACGACCGGAGGACGCTCTCGGGATCGCCGAGTTCGCTGAGGACGTTCGCGAGGAGGACGAGGTCGAACTCCTCGCCGCCGTCGACCGACGTCGGCTCGAACGCCTCCGCGGTCGTCCGGTGGACCGTCGCGTGGACGTTCCGGTCGGCCGCCGCGAGCAGCGCGTCGAGGACGTCGGCGGCGGCACTGGGCTCGACGGCGTGGTAGTCGACGAGCGCGTCCTCGGGCAGGTAGTCGAACAGGCCGAGCGCGGGGCCGCCGACGCCGGCGCCGACGTCGAGCACCCGGAGCCGCCGGCCGAGCAGCCCCCGCTCCGCGAGGTCGTCGAGGGCGTACTGGACGGCCGCGTAGTACGCCGGCAGGTGGTAGAGCGCGTAGCCCGCGGCGACGTCCTCGTCGTACTCGACGGGCCGGCGGTCGAGGTAGCTGGCCTTGAACCGGCGGATCGTCGACCGCAGGAGGTCGCCCGAGACGCCTTCGTGCCAGTTCGGTCCGTACCGGTCGGCGAGCAGGTCCTCGAC
The Salinilacihabitans rarus DNA segment above includes these coding regions:
- a CDS encoding PAS domain-containing protein; translation: MESRALTESLRETLAVFDGVGEPRTTPEVAARLDLGRRSTYARLERLVERDRLETKKVGANARVWWRPRDRGDATDADWPAAPQSLVDGVLDAVDVAVLVLDGDDRVVRVNAAAERYFGVDRERVVGRDERALVDEHLAPAVEDAAAFTEAVLGTDDADDDRFECRVTPGEGREERWLERRSDPVRTGAYAGGRVERYDDVTDRKRSEHDHRERFESLVEAVEEYAIFTLDADGYVRTWNPGVERIKGYGADEILGEHFSTFYTDADREAGVPERNLRDAAERGSVRDEGWRVRADGSRFWASVTITAIRDEDGTLAGYAKVTRDMTERRERERQLRRERDLTERLLETAPVRLSIFRPDGSIERINSRARRLLGIDESAVPEFGVEDLDLHDADGDPIPPADHPVSRAIETGESVSDRLVRHDGPDGGHRWVSITAAPLFDDDGAIERIVAAGKDVTDLKRTQRQLERQRDELQAELGGVFDRIDDAVHGLDEDLRFTYLNDRAERLLGRSEEELVGSSARETVPDVLGRAFEERYERAMETQEPVVFEEYADAADAWLEVAAYPSESGLSVYARDVTDRVERERALEEFRRRYRTLVEHFPNGAVALVDADLRYVTFGGTVEGDADLTREELEGRAVRDVLPQELADVVVPRYEAALDGETSTFEETVDDEVYRFHFVPVRDDDGAVFAAMATSQEITERTERERELERRREQLAALNSLNRVVREITDAVITQSTREEIEETVCERLAASDSYLFAWIGDVDPATRTVSVRTEAGVEGYLDGITISVDPDDDRSEGPTGRAFRTGEIQTTQDIEVDPRHDPWRDHVERYGFRSSAAIPIVHEDAVYGVLNVYAERPNAFEGREGELIAQIGEIIGHAIGAAERKQALMSDDLVELEFQMQDVFAALDTPVETDGTITLDRAVQVADDEFLVYGTATRDAVDTVRGIVETLPHWEAVDFRARSAGSPVGFELRLTDPPVLSVVAARGGLVERAVIEDGDYRMTIHLAPGADVRRVVDAVESAYPQAEMLRRRQITRPHDDPQRIRRRLLSDLTPRQRTALDAAYHAGFFEWPREASGEEVAESIGVAGTTFHQHLRKAERKVFDALFSAPV
- a CDS encoding small ribosomal subunit Rsm22 family protein, whose product is MTDREAVRSNAKYLRNVRPIDPEEIHEYVTGEPHPAVVRQILREEAVDLGLVEREDGTFVPVDDDPVPPRRGPVERFPAGVARRVEDLLADRYGPNWHEGVSGDLLRSTIRRFKASYLDRRPVEYDEDVAAGYALYHLPAYYAAVQYALDDLAERGLLGRRLRVLDVGAGVGGPALGLFDYLPEDALVDYHAVEPSAAADVLDALLAAADRNVHATVHRTTAEAFEPTSVDGGEEFDLVLLANVLSELGDPESVLRSYLGALAPDGALLAMAPADKHTSIQLRELERAVEGEWLWERGGEDGGGDGGEDDGSGRVTVYSPAVRLWPGETPSDRGWSFDVRPDLETPAFQRRLDEAASDEEHDPGEFVNADVQFTYSILRRDGRRRVDLRLDGSRWAKMAEMERHVTERIDLVAAKFSRSLSGGDGDGRSGGANPLFKITDGSESIDHYAVVTTETALNRPLLEADYGDVLAFERVLALWNDDEGAYNLVVDEETIVDPVA
- a CDS encoding helix-turn-helix transcriptional regulator; translated protein: MGFDTLWARVSSLWRSDSAERDRGPGDVESAETDETGSDDETLSYAEQVEYGVDERELRDEDRILRLLVKRGGRVDESTIADETGWSEERLREVISGMEDDDQVSAITVGRKRVVCRRGFEPKGYRSHLNE
- the surE gene encoding 5'/3'-nucleotidase SurE — protein: MSDSLEILLTNDDGIDSPGIRALHDALSSVGNVTVVAPATDQSAVGRALSHEVDVYEHELGYAVEGTPADCVVAGLAELGPFPDLVVSGCNKGANLGEYVLGRSGTISAAVEAAFFDVPAIATSLYVPVDDRSFEEVATAPEDYAEAVRATSFLVEHALDAGVFDPGTYLNVNAPLPDGDPAPIEITRPSKRYEMDASRHGDAVLLHDRVWEEMDPESLPDPEGTDRRAVAEGRISVSALAAPHTTNNHEALDALAEAYLDAAPADRA